The following coding sequences are from one Shewanella putrefaciens window:
- the ruvA gene encoding Holliday junction branch migration protein RuvA has product MIGRLRGVLVEKQAPEILMDVNGVGYELQMPLTSFYELPEIDHETVVYTHFVVREDAQLLYGFITKQERALFRLLIKTNGVGPKLALTILSGMTASEFVGCVERDDIVTLVKLPGVGKKTAERLLVEMRDKLKSLMEASAGSEREFVLQSNYSPTPTVNSAEEDAISALISLGYKPPQASKSVSAAYKEGMDSETLIKAALKSML; this is encoded by the coding sequence ATGATAGGTCGTTTACGTGGTGTGCTGGTTGAAAAACAAGCTCCTGAAATACTGATGGATGTTAATGGTGTCGGTTATGAGTTACAGATGCCACTTACCAGCTTTTATGAGCTGCCAGAGATCGATCACGAGACTGTGGTATACACCCATTTTGTTGTGCGTGAAGATGCTCAACTCCTTTATGGTTTTATCACTAAGCAGGAGCGGGCATTGTTCCGCTTACTGATCAAGACCAATGGTGTTGGTCCAAAACTCGCCTTAACCATTCTTTCTGGCATGACGGCATCGGAGTTTGTTGGTTGTGTTGAGCGCGATGATATCGTCACTTTAGTGAAGTTACCGGGAGTGGGTAAGAAAACCGCCGAGCGTTTACTTGTCGAAATGCGCGATAAGCTCAAGAGCTTGATGGAAGCATCTGCAGGCTCAGAGCGTGAGTTCGTGCTGCAATCCAATTATTCACCCACACCTACGGTGAATAGTGCCGAGGAGGATGCCATTTCTGCTTTGATCTCTTTGGGTTACAAACCACCACAAGCGAGTAAATCGGTTTCTGCTGCTTACAAAGAGGGCATGGATTCAGAAACCTTGATTAAAGCTGCACTTAAGTCGATGCTCTGA
- the ruvB gene encoding Holliday junction branch migration DNA helicase RuvB, translating into MIEADRLIQPQLQGQDDVVDRAMRPKLLDEYTGQDDTRAQLKVFIQAAKNRNEALDHMLIYGPPGLGKTTLAMIVANEMGVNIKSTSGPVLEKAGDLAALLTNLESGDVLFIDEIHRLSPVVEEILYPAMEDYQLDIMIGEGPAARSIKLDLPPFTLVGATTRAGALTSPLRARFGIPLRLEFYNIKDLSTIVTRSAQVMGLEIDTEGAFEIARRSRGTPRIANRLLRRVRDYAEVKHDGAITQFVADHALDLLDVDNEGFDYMDRKLMLAIIDKFMGGPVGLDNLAAAIGEERETIEDVLEPFLIQQGFIQRTPRGRIATARAYQHFQLIKPE; encoded by the coding sequence ATGATTGAAGCAGATAGACTCATCCAGCCGCAACTTCAAGGACAAGATGATGTTGTGGATAGGGCAATGCGGCCTAAATTACTTGATGAATATACAGGGCAAGATGACACTCGCGCTCAGCTTAAGGTTTTTATTCAAGCAGCCAAAAATCGTAATGAAGCCTTAGATCATATGTTGATTTATGGTCCTCCAGGGCTAGGTAAAACGACATTAGCGATGATTGTTGCGAATGAAATGGGCGTTAATATCAAATCCACCTCAGGTCCTGTGCTTGAAAAAGCAGGGGATTTGGCCGCATTACTCACGAATTTAGAATCCGGTGATGTGCTATTTATCGATGAAATTCATCGTTTAAGCCCAGTAGTGGAAGAGATATTGTATCCAGCAATGGAAGATTATCAACTCGACATCATGATAGGTGAGGGGCCTGCAGCGCGTTCCATCAAGCTTGATTTACCGCCATTTACTTTAGTAGGTGCAACCACTCGAGCAGGGGCATTAACATCTCCTTTGCGTGCTCGCTTTGGTATTCCACTTCGACTTGAATTTTATAACATTAAAGATTTAAGCACGATTGTAACGCGCTCTGCACAAGTGATGGGATTAGAGATTGATACAGAAGGTGCGTTTGAGATTGCACGACGTTCTCGTGGTACACCAAGGATAGCTAATCGCTTACTTCGCCGTGTGCGCGACTATGCCGAGGTTAAACATGATGGTGCGATCACTCAATTTGTTGCCGATCATGCGCTGGATCTACTCGATGTCGATAATGAAGGGTTCGACTATATGGATCGAAAGTTGATGTTAGCCATTATCGATAAGTTTATGGGTGGGCCTGTTGGCTTAGATAACTTAGCCGCTGCAATAGGTGAAGAACGCGAAACTATCGAAGATGTGCTAGAGCCTTTTTTGATCCAACAAGGGTTTATCCAAAGAACTCCCAGAGGACGCATTGCTACGGCACGTGCGTATCAGCATTTTCAGTTGATCAAACCTGAGTAA